A section of the bacterium genome encodes:
- a CDS encoding insulinase family protein: MYRRLQRPAAVAVCALLITIMTVTAALAAGDAPTFPDPVFPDLPPGAEVLRLENGLQVVLLPNPAQPMAVVLTQVRVGSAYEDFRTSGMSHMLEHLLFNGTTALTQEELYAAADRLGAWNNAHTSDFFTNFIMIVPSPKLAEGVALQAGMLFHSTLPADKFEKERGIVVGEIVQARDRDEDPAGGIIREATFAGSSLALPTLGTLSTIENLSRDDVDAFYRHHYVPNNMITTVAGGFDRDAVLAMLREHFGSVPPGTVQRPPLTPAPPVDVPDAITRRGGDAHVLALVFEAPGYGANDYFAFEALTGLLEAPATGLLARAFAKLPEDRRPDVSSWWDRADGFARLTLRLDLPADADPALYRRLVVDALAAAAKKGFVPADVTEIVRGRTTAALLEREQLRMLAITAAEPLVLGGPDHFLGYLDRLAAVTPDRIARTLERRLVGRPHLAVHVLPGAAVAAGADSAAVAVERSTLADGAVLVTLHNPVSPLFAAHVAVRNRAVLDGDHPGALNLVHRLLRRGTRDCGRECLERRLAALGAELKLVDDPNIPMDDYYTGGRFSWVRLETAAAVGPEALALVLGLLREPVFTAADVADELADQQATLQRQAGSAGQRARRLFADALYGAHPLSRAPEGGPGTLDGIDLATLQDLHRRAFAPANLVVTVVSPLPHAQVAAMVEAHLPARGEAGPAMPPLPATAQDARVIGTAGGPMAAIRTGSLFAVDPADAPALQMLVAVLSDRIEMDLRETRGLSYSTGAGLEIHGSEAALEAWLNPPAARLAEGEQALLEAVRGFDAATVTQQELDKARGARAGRLMMRRLASISQAYYLATAELDGRVDGYLTALSDHDGVTLDDLVRVGGKYLANRPLVTAVAN, encoded by the coding sequence ATGTACCGACGCCTCCAGCGCCCGGCCGCCGTCGCGGTGTGCGCGTTGCTGATCACGATCATGACGGTGACCGCGGCGCTCGCCGCCGGCGACGCCCCGACCTTCCCCGACCCGGTCTTCCCCGATCTGCCGCCCGGCGCCGAGGTCCTGCGCCTGGAGAACGGCCTGCAGGTGGTGCTGCTGCCCAACCCGGCCCAGCCCATGGCGGTGGTGCTGACCCAGGTGAGGGTCGGGTCGGCCTACGAGGACTTCCGCACCAGCGGCATGAGCCACATGCTCGAGCACCTGCTGTTCAACGGCACCACGGCGCTGACCCAGGAGGAGCTGTACGCGGCCGCCGACCGCCTCGGCGCCTGGAACAACGCCCACACGAGCGACTTCTTCACCAACTTCATCATGATCGTCCCGTCGCCGAAGCTGGCCGAGGGCGTGGCCCTGCAGGCCGGGATGCTGTTCCATTCCACGCTGCCGGCCGACAAGTTCGAGAAGGAGCGGGGCATCGTGGTGGGCGAGATCGTCCAGGCGCGCGACCGCGACGAGGACCCCGCGGGCGGGATCATCCGCGAGGCCACCTTCGCGGGCAGCAGCCTCGCGCTGCCGACCCTCGGCACCCTGAGCACGATCGAGAACCTGAGCCGGGACGACGTCGACGCCTTCTACCGCCACCACTACGTGCCCAACAACATGATCACCACGGTGGCCGGCGGCTTCGACCGCGACGCCGTCCTCGCCATGCTGCGCGAGCACTTCGGCTCGGTGCCGCCCGGCACCGTGCAGCGGCCGCCGCTGACGCCCGCGCCGCCGGTGGACGTCCCCGACGCGATCACCCGCCGGGGCGGCGACGCCCACGTGCTGGCCCTGGTCTTCGAGGCGCCCGGCTACGGCGCCAACGACTACTTCGCCTTCGAAGCCCTGACCGGCCTGCTGGAGGCGCCCGCGACGGGACTGCTGGCGCGGGCCTTCGCGAAGCTGCCCGAGGACCGGCGGCCCGATGTGTCGTCGTGGTGGGACCGGGCCGACGGCTTCGCGCGCCTCACGCTGCGGCTGGACCTGCCGGCGGACGCCGACCCCGCCCTCTACCGCAGGCTGGTCGTGGACGCCCTGGCCGCGGCCGCGAAGAAGGGCTTCGTGCCGGCCGACGTCACCGAGATCGTGCGCGGCCGCACCACCGCCGCGCTGCTCGAGCGCGAGCAGCTGCGGATGCTGGCCATCACCGCCGCCGAGCCCCTGGTCCTGGGCGGGCCGGACCATTTCCTGGGCTACCTCGACCGCCTGGCCGCCGTCACGCCCGACCGGATCGCGCGCACGCTCGAACGGCGCCTGGTCGGTCGGCCGCACCTCGCGGTGCACGTGCTGCCCGGGGCGGCGGTCGCCGCCGGCGCGGACAGCGCCGCCGTCGCGGTCGAGCGCTCGACCCTGGCCGACGGGGCGGTGCTGGTCACGCTCCACAACCCCGTCTCGCCCCTGTTCGCGGCGCACGTCGCGGTGCGCAACCGCGCCGTGCTGGACGGCGACCACCCCGGCGCCCTGAACCTCGTGCACCGTCTGCTGCGCCGGGGCACGCGTGACTGCGGGCGGGAGTGCCTCGAGCGCCGCTTGGCCGCCCTGGGCGCCGAGCTGAAGCTCGTCGACGACCCGAACATCCCCATGGACGACTACTACACCGGCGGCCGCTTCTCCTGGGTGCGCCTGGAGACCGCCGCCGCCGTCGGCCCCGAGGCCCTGGCCCTGGTGCTCGGCCTGCTGCGCGAGCCCGTCTTCACGGCGGCGGACGTGGCCGACGAACTGGCCGACCAGCAGGCGACCCTCCAGCGCCAGGCCGGCAGCGCCGGCCAGCGCGCGCGCCGCCTGTTCGCCGACGCCCTCTACGGAGCGCACCCGCTGTCCCGCGCCCCCGAGGGCGGGCCGGGCACCCTGGACGGGATCGATCTCGCGACGCTGCAGGACCTGCACCGCCGCGCCTTCGCGCCGGCGAACCTGGTGGTGACCGTGGTGTCGCCGCTGCCCCACGCGCAGGTCGCCGCGATGGTCGAGGCGCACCTGCCCGCCCGCGGCGAGGCCGGCCCCGCGATGCCGCCCCTGCCTGCAACGGCGCAGGACGCCCGCGTGATCGGGACGGCCGGCGGCCCCATGGCCGCGATCCGCACGGGCTCGCTCTTCGCCGTGGATCCCGCCGACGCCCCCGCCCTGCAGATGCTGGTGGCCGTGCTGTCGGACCGGATCGAAATGGACCTGCGCGAGACGCGCGGCTTGAGCTACAGTACGGGCGCCGGCCTGGAGATCCACGGGAGCGAGGCGGCCCTGGAGGCCTGGCTCAACCCGCCGGCGGCGCGCCTGGCCGAAGGCGAGCAGGCGCTGCTGGAGGCGGTGCGCGGCTTCGACGCCGCGACGGTCACGCAGCAGGAGCTGGACAAAGCGCGCGGGGCGCGCGCCGGCCGCCTGATGATGCGCCGGCTGGCGAGCATCAGCCAGGCCTACTACCTGGCGACGGCCGAACTCGACGGCCGGGTCGACGGCTACCTGACGGCGCTCTCGGACCACGACGGCGTCACGCTGGACGACCTCGTGCGCGTGGGCGGGAAGTACCTGGCGAACCGGCCGCTGGTGACCGCGGTCGCGAACTGA